One stretch of Pandoraea oxalativorans DNA includes these proteins:
- a CDS encoding M24 family metallopeptidase — MSNQVTSPAVRYPDEASLAERVGPAFSVDGMLAARNKTRAAIRDIAANVRPGMVEEDAVVMAKGVLVSAGLELSWHPTRVRFGKNTLKPMRQPSAPGVVLGENDLFFIDIAPRFEAWEGDGGASFVVGKHDEFERCARDAETLFHDVRQKWQREGSTGQALYAYADDVARRMGWTLNFELPGHRVSDFPHAAIHTGSLADFETTPSAMRWILEIHLRDPQQRFGAFFEDMLLEDAYY, encoded by the coding sequence ATGTCGAATCAAGTGACTTCCCCCGCCGTGCGTTATCCCGACGAAGCCTCGCTGGCCGAGCGTGTCGGCCCCGCGTTCTCCGTCGACGGCATGCTCGCCGCCCGCAACAAGACTCGTGCTGCGATTCGCGATATTGCGGCGAACGTGCGTCCCGGCATGGTCGAGGAAGATGCCGTCGTCATGGCCAAGGGCGTGCTGGTGTCCGCCGGTCTCGAACTGAGCTGGCACCCGACACGTGTTCGCTTCGGCAAAAACACGCTCAAGCCGATGCGCCAGCCGTCCGCACCGGGTGTCGTGCTCGGCGAGAACGATCTCTTCTTCATCGACATCGCGCCGCGCTTCGAAGCGTGGGAAGGTGACGGCGGCGCGAGCTTCGTCGTCGGCAAGCATGACGAATTTGAGCGCTGCGCCCGCGACGCCGAGACGCTGTTTCACGACGTTCGTCAGAAGTGGCAGCGCGAAGGGTCGACCGGACAGGCGCTCTATGCCTACGCCGACGACGTCGCACGCCGCATGGGCTGGACGCTGAACTTCGAGCTGCCCGGCCACCGTGTCTCGGACTTCCCGCACGCTGCGATCCACACCGGCTCGCTGGCGGACTTCGAGACAACGCCGTCCGCCATGCGATGGATTCTGGAGATTCACCTGCGCGATCCGCAACAGCGTTTCGGTGCGTTCTTCGAAGACATGTTGCTTGAGGACGCCTATTACTGA
- a CDS encoding FecR domain-containing protein: protein MTRSATFDAAIARQAVEWWVTLQSGDATETLRAACARWRAVNPEHERAWLHIENADRRMRHVSGTLGAAVAQAALRAPRSRGRRMAVKAIVGALFVGTGVWVANDPMAVQWLRADARTGPGERRTLRLADGTTLVLNTRSAVRLSMDGDVRRIGLVEGEIMVTTGKDAAHVPPRALIVATTHGTLEPLGTRFVARRIDGGRDACVQVFEGAVRVVPQGAPSDDRASVRIVRAGEQASFSARGVEAALPLAEGDGAWADGMLVTVDMRLDTFLAELSRYRRGYLRCDPAVASLRVSGTYPLADIDAILGVLPHALPVSVSSVTRYWVTIGPSRSVS from the coding sequence ATGACCCGGTCTGCGACTTTCGACGCGGCGATTGCCCGGCAAGCCGTCGAGTGGTGGGTGACGCTGCAAAGCGGCGACGCCACCGAGACGCTGCGCGCCGCATGCGCGCGCTGGCGGGCGGTGAATCCGGAGCATGAGCGAGCGTGGCTTCACATCGAGAACGCCGACCGGCGTATGCGTCACGTGTCGGGCACGTTGGGGGCGGCCGTTGCGCAGGCGGCGCTGCGCGCGCCCCGCTCGCGCGGACGCCGCATGGCGGTGAAGGCCATCGTCGGCGCGCTGTTTGTCGGCACCGGCGTGTGGGTCGCCAATGATCCGATGGCGGTGCAATGGCTGCGCGCCGATGCACGCACCGGGCCGGGCGAGCGTCGCACGCTGCGTCTGGCCGACGGCACAACGCTCGTCCTCAATACCCGCAGCGCCGTCCGCTTGTCGATGGACGGCGACGTGCGACGCATCGGTCTCGTCGAAGGCGAAATCATGGTGACGACCGGCAAGGACGCGGCGCACGTGCCGCCCCGTGCGTTGATCGTCGCCACGACGCACGGCACGCTTGAACCGCTGGGAACACGTTTCGTCGCGCGTCGGATCGATGGCGGCCGCGACGCTTGCGTGCAAGTTTTCGAAGGTGCCGTGCGCGTGGTGCCGCAAGGCGCACCCTCAGATGACAGGGCGAGCGTGCGGATCGTCCGCGCGGGAGAACAGGCGTCGTTCAGCGCACGCGGCGTCGAGGCGGCGCTGCCACTGGCCGAGGGCGACGGCGCGTGGGCCGACGGCATGCTCGTCACCGTCGACATGCGACTCGACACCTTCCTTGCCGAACTGTCGCGTTACCGGCGTGGCTATCTGCGGTGCGATCCGGCGGTGGCGTCGCTTCGCGTCTCCGGCACGTATCCGCTGGCCGACATCGATGCCATTCTCGGCGTACTGCCGCATGCATTGCCCGTATCCGTGTCTTCCGTCACGCGGTACTGGGTGACGATCGGACCTTCACGGTCAGTGAGCTGA
- a CDS encoding TonB-dependent siderophore receptor, which translates to MAVASPALPELPRAQPRAATGLRRRRVCAAVALTFASFASTFGAGVAHAQTSEQVPATAKAAAAARVYDIPAGGLDAVLTRFGREAGILLTYTPALTAGRQSPGVQGRFDVPGAFGQMLAGTGLTASPQGAGYTLVPQTAPAAATLAAGGGSGDVALPTTQVRGQVWSDAYRLPVDANVTRSDTPILDIPQAINVVPRQVLADQRARTLDDALLNVSGIVQGNTLASTQDTLLKRGFGGNRDGSIMHNGMPLVQGRGLNANADSVEVLKGPTSLLSGIMDPGGVINVVSKRPLLKPYTAVSVAGTTYGHGKNGVEETLDTTGPIGDSGLAYRLVVDQNNQQYWRVFGSQRETLVAPTLAYYGRDTQVVASYEYRNFLTPFDRGTALDPKTNRPLAISARERLDDVHNEMAGQSHLAQITVDHQFNPDWKAHFGYSYNTETYDAGQLRITGVNSTTGIVSRSNDGTRGSDSTDSFGTAYLDGKVMLAGMRHDLQFGGDWEYRRIYRRDLLRQAAKCTFSYLNPVYGCEVIPSTVSAADSDQTDTLHDASLFFQDALHLTDRWIVVGGVRLLTYSQIAGKGRPFKENTNISDSKWLPRAGVVYKAREYLSFYGSYSESLKPTSTIAPLSTGVVIDSNVAPEHAKSYEVGAKLDMPNGLSGDLAVFNIDKRNVLVSQAVPGSSTLDWRTSGAARSRGVELDVSGRIGQRWNVIASYAFIDAKITDDPMYTGNTLVNAARHTASLAGVYDWGPVLGDGSGNLRLGAVGRYIGARPGDSANSFTLPAYFVADVFATYDTKIGRHPVHYQLNVKNVFNKTYYPSSVSQTVVAIGDARSATLSATFEF; encoded by the coding sequence ATGGCCGTTGCTTCACCCGCTCTCCCCGAACTACCGCGCGCCCAGCCGCGCGCCGCTACCGGGTTGCGTCGCCGCCGCGTCTGCGCCGCCGTCGCGCTGACGTTTGCGTCGTTCGCTTCGACGTTTGGCGCGGGCGTCGCCCATGCGCAGACGTCCGAACAGGTACCCGCGACAGCCAAAGCCGCCGCCGCTGCACGCGTGTATGACATCCCGGCAGGCGGGCTCGATGCCGTACTCACGCGCTTCGGACGCGAAGCGGGCATCTTGCTGACGTATACGCCTGCCTTGACGGCGGGGCGCCAGAGCCCGGGTGTGCAAGGCCGCTTCGACGTGCCGGGCGCGTTCGGTCAGATGCTTGCAGGCACCGGACTGACGGCGTCGCCACAGGGGGCCGGTTACACGCTCGTGCCGCAGACGGCCCCGGCGGCTGCAACGCTGGCGGCCGGTGGCGGCTCGGGCGACGTCGCGCTGCCGACGACGCAGGTGCGGGGGCAGGTGTGGTCCGATGCCTACCGTCTGCCCGTGGACGCGAACGTCACCCGCTCGGACACCCCGATCCTCGACATCCCTCAGGCCATCAACGTGGTACCGCGTCAGGTGCTCGCCGACCAGCGCGCCCGCACGCTTGACGATGCGTTGCTCAATGTCAGCGGGATCGTGCAGGGCAATACGCTGGCGAGTACGCAGGACACGCTGCTCAAGCGCGGTTTCGGCGGCAACCGCGACGGCTCGATCATGCACAACGGCATGCCGCTCGTGCAGGGACGCGGGCTGAATGCGAACGCGGATTCGGTCGAAGTGCTCAAGGGGCCGACGTCGCTGCTCTCCGGGATCATGGACCCCGGCGGCGTGATCAACGTGGTGAGCAAGCGTCCCCTGCTCAAGCCGTACACCGCAGTGAGCGTGGCGGGCACGACGTATGGACATGGTAAGAACGGCGTCGAGGAGACGCTCGATACGACCGGCCCGATCGGCGATTCGGGACTGGCTTACCGGCTGGTCGTCGATCAGAACAATCAGCAGTACTGGCGCGTCTTCGGTTCGCAGCGCGAGACCCTCGTCGCCCCGACGCTTGCCTATTACGGACGCGATACGCAGGTGGTTGCCTCCTACGAGTACCGTAACTTTCTGACGCCGTTCGACCGGGGCACCGCGCTGGACCCGAAGACGAACCGGCCGCTGGCAATTTCCGCGCGGGAGCGTCTGGACGATGTCCACAACGAAATGGCCGGGCAGTCGCATCTGGCGCAGATCACCGTCGACCATCAGTTCAATCCGGACTGGAAGGCGCATTTTGGCTACAGCTACAACACCGAGACGTACGACGCGGGGCAGTTGCGCATTACCGGCGTGAATTCCACGACCGGGATCGTCTCGCGCAGTAACGACGGTACGCGCGGCTCGGACAGCACCGACAGCTTCGGTACGGCGTATCTCGACGGCAAGGTGATGCTCGCTGGCATGCGTCACGACCTGCAATTCGGCGGTGACTGGGAGTATCGACGCATCTATCGGCGCGATCTGCTGCGTCAGGCTGCAAAGTGCACGTTCTCTTATCTGAATCCGGTGTACGGCTGCGAGGTGATTCCGAGTACGGTGTCCGCTGCCGATAGCGATCAGACCGACACGCTGCACGACGCGTCGCTGTTCTTCCAGGACGCCCTCCATCTGACCGATCGCTGGATCGTGGTCGGCGGTGTGCGGTTGCTGACGTATAGCCAGATCGCGGGCAAGGGGCGGCCGTTCAAGGAAAATACGAACATCAGCGACTCGAAGTGGCTGCCGCGCGCGGGTGTCGTTTATAAGGCGCGGGAGTATCTGTCGTTCTACGGTAGCTATTCCGAGTCGCTCAAGCCGACGTCCACCATTGCGCCGTTGTCGACGGGGGTGGTCATCGACTCGAACGTCGCGCCCGAACACGCGAAGTCGTACGAGGTCGGGGCGAAGCTCGACATGCCGAACGGGCTGAGTGGCGACCTCGCGGTGTTCAACATCGACAAGCGCAACGTGCTGGTGTCGCAGGCGGTGCCCGGGAGCAGCACGCTGGACTGGCGCACGTCCGGGGCGGCACGCTCGCGGGGTGTCGAACTGGATGTGTCGGGGCGCATCGGTCAGCGCTGGAACGTCATCGCGAGCTACGCATTCATCGACGCGAAGATCACCGATGATCCGATGTACACCGGCAACACGCTCGTCAATGCGGCACGCCATACGGCGTCGCTGGCAGGGGTGTATGACTGGGGGCCGGTGCTGGGGGACGGGAGCGGCAATCTGCGTCTCGGAGCGGTGGGGCGGTACATTGGGGCGCGTCCGGGCGACTCGGCGAACAGTTTTACGCTGCCGGCGTACTTCGTTGCCGATGTTTTCGCGACGTACGACACGAAGATCGGACGGCATCCCGTTCACTATCAGCTCAACGTGAAGAACGTGTTCAACAAGACGTACTACCCGTCGAGCGTCAGCCAGACGGTCGTGGCCATCGGCGACGCGCGCTCCGCGACGTTGTCGGCAACGTTCGAGTTCTGA
- a CDS encoding phospholipase D-like domain-containing protein, whose protein sequence is MLLARALLSCVVQPFRRWRIAVLIPIALLAGACTSVRPPPEPSPWTSHTPAGTPGELATALAPAIRTHPGQSGFQLLATGSAAFTTRLALVQSAQHSLDVQYYSAGEDVTGRLLLQSLIYAADRGVRVRMLVDDINRRHTDPAFAALDQHANIEIRVFNPFGTRDTTLLERAGNLLTRFDQLNRRMHNKALVADNQLAIVGGRNLGDEYFDANPDLSFRDFDLLCAGPVVDAISRSFDHFWTSPQSYPLKQVQSKIDNETLDATRDALAKHWRDADGVPAGHEALHQPPLAAGLRDGTVPLFWAPAELAADTPDKLDAPATETQSAPADKLRQLAAKAQSEVLIISPYFVPLDGGVRFLSTLTQRGVKVRVLTNSLAATDVVPVHAGYARYRPALLQAGIELYEFKPIRTDDGERPTRRVTFGGSSKASLHGKAYVIDRRDVVLGSFNLDPRSVRLNTELAIVIHSPEFAERMARIFDRATSPRSSFRVELAPPGTAPPTPTPPTMPALRWVGEENGNPRVFDVEPYATFSRNAVAGAFTLLPSDDLL, encoded by the coding sequence ATGCTCCTAGCGCGCGCCCTCCTGTCTTGCGTCGTCCAGCCGTTTCGCCGTTGGCGCATCGCGGTGCTCATTCCGATCGCCCTGCTGGCCGGGGCCTGCACGTCGGTGCGCCCGCCACCGGAGCCGTCGCCATGGACGTCTCACACACCGGCCGGTACGCCCGGCGAACTGGCCACCGCCCTCGCCCCGGCCATTCGCACGCATCCGGGCCAATCCGGCTTCCAGTTGCTCGCGACGGGGTCTGCCGCTTTCACCACCCGTCTCGCGCTCGTTCAGTCCGCCCAACATAGTCTCGACGTGCAGTACTACAGCGCGGGCGAGGACGTCACCGGCCGTCTGCTGCTCCAGTCGCTGATCTACGCTGCCGACCGGGGCGTGCGTGTGCGCATGCTGGTCGACGACATCAACCGTCGCCATACCGACCCCGCCTTCGCCGCGCTCGACCAACACGCCAACATCGAAATCCGCGTCTTCAATCCGTTCGGCACGCGCGACACCACGCTACTGGAGCGTGCTGGCAACCTCCTGACGCGCTTCGACCAGCTGAACCGCCGCATGCATAACAAGGCGCTCGTCGCCGACAATCAACTGGCCATCGTGGGCGGCCGCAATCTGGGGGACGAATACTTCGATGCCAACCCCGACCTCTCCTTCCGCGACTTCGATCTGCTCTGTGCAGGGCCGGTCGTCGACGCCATCTCCCGCAGCTTCGACCACTTCTGGACGAGCCCGCAGTCCTATCCGCTGAAGCAGGTGCAATCAAAGATCGACAACGAGACGCTGGACGCCACGCGCGACGCCCTCGCCAAGCACTGGCGCGACGCCGACGGCGTCCCCGCGGGGCACGAGGCCCTGCACCAGCCCCCACTCGCCGCCGGTCTGCGCGACGGTACGGTCCCGCTCTTCTGGGCTCCCGCCGAACTCGCCGCCGACACCCCTGACAAACTCGACGCCCCCGCCACCGAAACCCAGAGCGCCCCGGCCGACAAACTCCGTCAACTCGCTGCGAAGGCGCAAAGCGAAGTGCTGATCATTTCGCCGTATTTCGTGCCACTGGATGGCGGCGTCAGGTTTCTGTCGACGCTGACGCAACGCGGCGTCAAAGTCCGCGTACTGACCAATTCGCTGGCAGCGACCGACGTCGTCCCCGTCCACGCCGGCTACGCGCGCTACCGTCCGGCCCTGCTGCAAGCCGGCATCGAACTGTACGAATTCAAGCCGATCCGTACCGATGACGGCGAGCGCCCCACGCGCCGCGTCACGTTCGGCGGGTCATCGAAGGCGAGCCTGCACGGCAAGGCGTACGTCATCGACCGGCGCGACGTCGTCCTCGGCTCGTTCAACCTCGACCCTCGCTCGGTACGTCTGAACACCGAACTGGCGATCGTCATCCACAGCCCCGAGTTCGCCGAACGCATGGCGCGGATCTTCGACCGGGCGACGTCACCGCGCAGCAGCTTCCGGGTCGAGCTGGCACCGCCGGGCACTGCGCCGCCCACGCCGACGCCGCCGACGATGCCCGCGCTTCGCTGGGTCGGCGAGGAGAACGGCAACCCGCGCGTGTTCGACGTGGAACCCTACGCAACCTTCAGCCGCAACGCCGTCGCAGGTGCTTTCACGCTGCTTCCAAGCGACGACCTGCTCTGA
- a CDS encoding sigma-70 family RNA polymerase sigma factor — MPADDTLQRDTSLGTLNTLQGLYNDHHGWLHGWLHRKTGCSHRAADLAHDTFVRLLERDPPRLLASPRAFLTTVAQRVLYNYWRREQIERAYLDALAQQPEALAPSPEARAIVLETLLEIDRCLDGLPPLVKRAFLLAQLDGLTHPEIAAELGISLATVKRHLVRAGTQCFFAMGMA; from the coding sequence ATGCCCGCCGACGACACGCTGCAGCGCGACACTTCGCTGGGTACGCTCAATACGCTGCAGGGACTCTACAACGACCATCACGGCTGGCTTCACGGCTGGCTGCATCGCAAGACCGGCTGCTCGCATCGCGCGGCCGATCTTGCGCATGACACTTTCGTCCGTCTGCTGGAGCGCGATCCGCCCCGCTTGCTGGCGTCGCCGCGCGCGTTCCTCACGACCGTCGCGCAGCGCGTCCTCTATAACTACTGGCGACGCGAGCAGATCGAGCGCGCCTATCTCGACGCCCTGGCGCAACAACCCGAAGCGCTTGCCCCGTCTCCCGAAGCGCGCGCCATCGTGCTGGAGACGCTGCTCGAAATCGACCGCTGTCTCGACGGTCTGCCACCGCTCGTCAAACGTGCCTTCCTGCTGGCGCAACTGGACGGCCTCACGCATCCCGAAATCGCCGCCGAACTCGGCATTTCACTGGCGACGGTGAAACGTCACCTCGTGCGTGCGGGCACGCAGTGCTTCTTCGCGATGGGGATGGCATGA